A part of Larkinella insperata genomic DNA contains:
- a CDS encoding gliding motility-associated C-terminal domain-containing protein, protein MKTYFLTLLWAFFLGLLVVTETQATHLRAGEITTRRISSTSLTYEVTMTTYHDEIGGKTASDQQDPSYFCFGIGPAVAVKRASRVVINRATTANTYIATFTYPGPGTYRITCTITNRNENVRNIPSSIQTSFQLQTTIVVSAGLGLNSTPVLLNPPLDSARVGQKWCHNPAAFDADGDSLAYRLYVPSGKLLDEQGNCTLRSVAGYADPTTIGVNRVNEAGTGPATLTVNPITGDVCWDAPAEQGQYNIAFIVEEWRDGAKIGEIIRDMQIIVTASPNKRPTLVAPPDICVEAGTLIQQNVTATDPDGNRVELSAFGGPFNVSPEGRPYNPAIIAREYATFSPTTAQNSPATATLRWQTNCAHVRAEPYDVVFRVVDLPRGAGQTQLATLESFRIKIYAPQPKNLTARPAADAAGRAIILNWAAYSCAGSLPANTKMAIYRKEGCDPSTFDPCADADQLAANGYTQIDTVAVGLTNYTDNNNNQGLQRGVQYSYRIVVLLPRPNYGQSVVSEQVCVNLPQQVPLITNVTVDSTFDTRGVITVRWTRPPGIDPGDGTGPFQYRLFRATGLDGTNFAQIATINTTLQAGAPDTVYTDRGLNTVANAYRYRIEFYYTDPATGQLQRLDATENASSVRLTATGGVRRIQLSWQANVPWSNNQQHRVYRSKTGPNGPFNLVAVVPVTAPNSFTYTDQGGDTYAADGIQTATMSIDSNYCYRVETVGRYEAPLPTRLLYNFSQGVCAMPIDTTRPCPPQLAIDTLNCASLTPEAFCNQTTFANNLTWQNPTTGDCDRNIVKYRIYYAPCEGQDPVLVDSVNAPLMTYRHQNLTSFAGCYYVTAVSRSGRESAPSNRVCKDNCPYLAMPNVFTPNNDGKNDVFEPTQCPRFIESAELTVVNRWGAKVYQSSDPSLRWDGKNNQGKDVPGGVYLYQITVKFKRVNCAAPAEQYKGWVQMLRESGGTN, encoded by the coding sequence ATGAAAACATATTTCCTCACGCTGCTGTGGGCTTTCTTTCTCGGCTTGCTGGTCGTTACCGAAACGCAGGCAACGCACTTGCGCGCCGGTGAAATTACAACCCGCCGGATTTCCAGTACTTCCCTTACTTACGAGGTCACGATGACCACTTACCACGATGAAATCGGCGGAAAGACGGCCAGTGATCAGCAGGACCCCTCCTATTTCTGTTTCGGTATCGGTCCGGCCGTTGCCGTCAAACGGGCCTCCCGCGTTGTGATCAACCGGGCGACCACGGCCAACACCTACATCGCTACGTTTACCTATCCGGGTCCGGGAACCTACCGCATTACCTGTACAATTACCAACCGGAACGAAAACGTCCGGAATATTCCTTCGTCTATCCAGACCAGTTTTCAGCTTCAGACCACGATTGTCGTCAGCGCCGGACTCGGCCTGAACAGTACGCCGGTGCTGCTGAACCCGCCCCTGGACTCGGCCCGCGTTGGTCAGAAATGGTGCCACAACCCGGCGGCTTTCGACGCCGATGGCGATAGCCTCGCTTACCGTCTGTATGTTCCGTCCGGAAAACTGCTCGATGAGCAGGGCAACTGTACGCTGCGTTCCGTAGCCGGTTATGCCGACCCCACCACCATCGGGGTGAACCGAGTCAACGAAGCCGGAACGGGTCCGGCCACCCTGACGGTCAACCCCATTACGGGTGATGTCTGCTGGGATGCGCCCGCCGAACAGGGCCAGTACAACATTGCCTTTATTGTGGAAGAATGGCGTGACGGGGCCAAGATTGGGGAAATCATCCGCGACATGCAGATTATCGTTACGGCTTCGCCCAACAAACGCCCAACCCTGGTGGCTCCCCCCGATATCTGCGTGGAAGCCGGTACGCTGATCCAGCAAAATGTTACGGCCACCGACCCCGACGGCAACCGGGTAGAATTATCGGCCTTTGGAGGACCGTTTAACGTAAGCCCCGAGGGCAGACCGTACAACCCGGCCATCATCGCGCGTGAGTACGCAACCTTCTCGCCAACCACGGCCCAGAATTCACCCGCAACGGCTACGCTCCGCTGGCAGACCAACTGCGCCCACGTCCGGGCCGAACCGTATGATGTCGTCTTTCGGGTGGTTGACCTTCCGCGGGGAGCTGGCCAAACGCAGTTAGCCACGCTGGAGTCGTTCCGCATCAAAATCTACGCCCCCCAGCCAAAGAACCTGACCGCCCGGCCTGCCGCCGATGCCGCTGGAAGGGCCATCATCCTCAACTGGGCGGCTTATTCGTGCGCCGGTTCGCTTCCTGCCAACACCAAAATGGCCATCTACCGGAAGGAGGGTTGTGACCCGTCCACGTTTGACCCCTGTGCGGATGCTGATCAACTGGCCGCTAATGGCTACACGCAGATCGATACCGTAGCCGTCGGCCTGACCAACTACACGGATAACAACAACAACCAGGGCCTGCAACGCGGGGTGCAATACAGCTACCGGATTGTCGTGCTTCTCCCCCGCCCCAACTACGGCCAGAGCGTGGTGTCTGAGCAGGTCTGCGTGAACCTACCCCAGCAGGTGCCGCTGATTACCAATGTTACTGTTGACAGTACGTTCGATACCCGCGGGGTGATCACTGTCCGCTGGACCCGCCCGCCGGGCATCGACCCGGGCGACGGCACAGGACCCTTCCAGTACCGTCTCTTCCGGGCTACCGGCCTGGATGGCACCAACTTTGCCCAGATTGCCACCATCAACACGACGTTGCAGGCTGGCGCACCCGACACCGTGTATACCGATCGGGGTTTAAATACCGTTGCTAATGCCTACCGGTACCGCATTGAATTCTACTACACCGATCCGGCCACCGGGCAGCTCCAACGCCTGGATGCCACCGAGAACGCCAGTTCGGTGCGGCTGACGGCTACGGGTGGAGTTCGGCGCATTCAGTTGAGCTGGCAGGCCAATGTACCCTGGAGCAACAACCAGCAACACCGGGTGTATCGCAGCAAAACCGGCCCGAATGGACCGTTTAATCTGGTGGCCGTGGTGCCCGTGACAGCGCCCAACAGCTTCACCTACACCGACCAGGGGGGCGATACGTACGCGGCAGACGGCATACAGACCGCAACCATGTCCATCGACAGCAACTATTGCTACCGCGTGGAAACCGTTGGTCGTTACGAGGCTCCTTTGCCGACCCGATTGCTGTACAACTTCTCGCAGGGTGTTTGCGCCATGCCGATCGATACCACCAGGCCCTGTCCCCCGCAGTTGGCGATCGATACGCTGAATTGCGCCAGCCTGACTCCGGAAGCGTTCTGCAACCAGACTACCTTCGCCAACAACCTGACCTGGCAGAATCCGACCACGGGCGATTGCGACCGTAACATTGTCAAATACCGGATTTATTACGCCCCCTGCGAAGGCCAGGATCCGGTGCTGGTCGATTCGGTTAACGCTCCGTTGATGACCTACCGTCACCAGAACCTGACGTCGTTTGCGGGTTGCTACTACGTCACGGCGGTGAGTCGCAGCGGTCGGGAAAGTGCGCCCTCCAACCGGGTTTGTAAGGATAACTGCCCGTATCTGGCCATGCCGAACGTCTTTACGCCCAACAACGACGGTAAGAACGACGTGTTTGAACCCACGCAGTGCCCCCGGTTTATTGAATCGGCCGAGCTAACGGTGGTCAACCGCTGGGGCGCAAAGGTTTACCAGAGCAGTGATCCGTCGCTTCGGTGGGATGGTAAAAATAACCAGGGCAAGGATGTACCGGGTGGTGTTTACCTTTACCAAATTACCGTGAAGTTCAAACGAGTGAATTGTGCGGCCCCCGCAGAACAGTACAAAGGCTGGGTGCAGATGCTGCGCGAGTCAGGCGGAACAAACTAA
- a CDS encoding glycosyltransferase family 2 protein, whose amino-acid sequence MQNPDVSIILVNYKTPLLIIDCLRSVEKHTSGLTYEVLVVNNDPDPSGRAVVLDAFPTTRWIEMDYNSGFSRANNRGIQESRGRLVLLLNSDTLLIDNVLKRCADLLDSRPEVAAVGPMQITREGKVHTEAYHGFSQLRRYFYILPGSGFFRRLLHRLLPDNHYDDPNQVDWLIGSFIMTRRETIQKAGGLDENFFMYAEDVEWCWRLGKQGKMLLLRDAFYIHLEYGSSTDYQEHKVTHINRFKPQMHVSNLLWVRKQYGIGAYLVLILHYMTLVPIVYGWKIGVNLLKFRNPFAELSNQREFARHVGIFLRFFWKTLFNQKGFYKV is encoded by the coding sequence ATGCAGAATCCCGACGTATCCATCATCCTGGTCAATTACAAAACACCACTGTTAATTATCGACTGCCTCCGCTCGGTTGAAAAACACACCTCCGGCCTGACGTATGAAGTACTCGTAGTCAATAACGACCCGGACCCCAGCGGCCGGGCGGTGGTCCTGGATGCGTTTCCGACTACGCGCTGGATTGAGATGGACTACAACTCCGGCTTTTCGCGCGCCAACAACCGGGGTATCCAGGAATCGAGAGGGCGGCTGGTGTTGCTGCTGAATTCCGACACCCTGTTAATCGACAACGTCCTGAAACGGTGTGCCGACCTGCTCGACAGCCGCCCGGAAGTGGCCGCCGTTGGCCCCATGCAGATTACGCGGGAAGGCAAGGTCCACACGGAAGCCTACCACGGTTTTTCGCAACTCCGCCGGTACTTCTACATTCTGCCGGGTTCGGGCTTTTTTAGACGACTGCTCCACCGCTTACTGCCCGACAACCACTACGACGACCCGAATCAGGTAGACTGGCTGATCGGCTCCTTCATCATGACCCGCCGGGAAACAATCCAGAAAGCCGGCGGACTGGACGAAAATTTTTTTATGTACGCCGAAGACGTCGAATGGTGCTGGCGCCTGGGGAAACAGGGCAAAATGCTGCTCCTGCGCGATGCCTTCTACATCCACTTAGAATACGGCAGCAGCACCGACTACCAGGAACACAAAGTAACCCACATCAACCGTTTTAAACCGCAGATGCACGTTTCAAACCTGCTCTGGGTCCGCAAACAATACGGTATTGGCGCCTACCTGGTGCTGATCTTGCATTACATGACCCTTGTGCCCATCGTATATGGCTGGAAAATCGGTGTTAATCTGCTCAAATTCAGAAATCCGTTTGCCGAACTTTCGAACCAACGGGAGTTTGCGCGGCATGTCGGTATCTTCCTACGGTTTTTCTGGAAAACACTCTTCAATCAGAAGGGTTTCTATAAGGTGTAA
- a CDS encoding sugar transferase, whose protein sequence is MIVSTDFQNVYTRTESVHTDKRSNRIYKRLFDVLIASLVTLLVLVWLIPLVGLAIKLTSPGPILFIQLRTGRYGRAFRCFKFRTMTHEASKKFAQVTRNDPAITPIGQFLRKNSLDELPQFLNVLMGEMSVVGPRPHAVDHDKEFWSIIPYYPNRYAVRPGITGLAQVRGARGLTETTQKMARRVRYDLHYIKNRSLLLDVLICWWTIKTVFQGDENVW, encoded by the coding sequence ATGATAGTCTCTACTGACTTCCAAAACGTATACACTCGTACGGAAAGCGTTCACACAGATAAACGATCTAACCGCATTTATAAGCGGCTGTTCGATGTGTTGATTGCTTCTCTGGTGACTTTATTGGTACTTGTATGGTTAATACCGCTGGTGGGTTTAGCTATAAAATTAACGTCACCGGGACCAATCCTCTTTATTCAACTGCGGACCGGGCGTTATGGGCGTGCTTTTCGTTGTTTCAAGTTCCGTACAATGACGCATGAGGCCTCTAAAAAGTTTGCACAGGTAACTCGTAATGATCCCGCCATTACTCCAATTGGTCAATTCTTACGGAAAAACAGTTTAGATGAGCTACCGCAGTTTTTAAATGTATTGATGGGCGAAATGAGTGTAGTTGGTCCGCGTCCTCACGCGGTAGACCATGATAAAGAGTTCTGGTCAATTATACCTTATTATCCGAATCGATACGCAGTTCGCCCGGGAATCACCGGACTAGCCCAGGTACGGGGCGCGCGCGGGCTCACTGAAACTACGCAGAAGATGGCCCGGAGGGTACGCTATGATCTTCATTATATCAAAAACCGCTCACTACTGCTTGATGTACTTATCTGCTGGTGGACAATCAAAACGGTTTTTCAAGGCGATGAGAATGTCTGGTAG
- a CDS encoding GumC family protein: MASEHLYYEAVPLSKSDGPNLSSVFFRYKQYWGWILASILLSVSLAVLYALYLPPVYNIQASLMINDEKKGSFEEKVLKEQQIFIPKKVVENEIEVLKSTTLMTKVVERLNLNISYFRPSTLRKRELYADSPISLQVIKPNELLYKTTLSVRFTDAQTILINDKPYPVNQVVMTPFGQLRMATREAVDPQIEPLTIQVSPVFKVVSQYLKSLKVEPTSKTSTVLLVSIEETVPPKGIALLTQLIEEYNRAAIEEKNRMAMNTLKFIESRLALIGDELATIERDVESYKSTEGITDLSSQAGTLLQTVKENDSQLNQVGIQLRALKNMENYIEHKAGDFGAAPNTLGLNDPVLLQMVTKLNDLELQRENLASTTSPSNPLVQSFDSRINGVKRSIRENIQTLRQTLTGTQRELMAVNKHNEGLIRRVPKKDRVLLNITRQQRIKNDLYTYLLQKREEAALSYASTISDSRVVDKAFYNDVPIKPRKSYIVLLGGLFGLLVPIGLIFTRDLIKGRIVRRSDVERATQVPIVGELIQNASNQPIGLLSQSRTLIDEQFRMLRTRVQFLGNETGSNQVILITSSVSREGKSFVSANLGASLAMAEHPTVVLEMDLRNPQIHPALGVENTIGITEYLQGRASLDAILQEIPGMKNYWMITSGQLPTHPSELLGNPRLRMLIQELRSRFSFVLIDSSPVSLVTDAHLIASHVDATLFIVRCDVTPKKSLKTLEALYQEQRFRQLNVVINGAYEQKPHYYHYENANVKRRRFA; this comes from the coding sequence ATGGCATCGGAACATCTATATTACGAAGCTGTCCCATTGAGCAAATCAGATGGTCCAAATTTGAGCTCAGTTTTTTTCAGGTATAAACAGTACTGGGGGTGGATTTTGGCATCGATTTTACTGTCCGTTTCTCTCGCTGTGCTTTATGCACTTTATCTACCACCTGTTTATAACATACAGGCAAGCCTGATGATCAACGATGAGAAGAAGGGCAGTTTTGAAGAGAAAGTTCTCAAAGAGCAGCAAATCTTCATTCCGAAGAAGGTGGTGGAAAACGAAATCGAAGTTCTGAAATCCACCACGCTCATGACGAAAGTGGTGGAACGACTGAATTTAAACATTTCCTATTTTCGCCCGTCGACCCTCCGCAAACGTGAACTCTATGCAGATTCACCAATAAGTCTGCAGGTAATAAAGCCAAACGAGTTGTTGTACAAAACAACGCTTTCCGTACGTTTTACGGACGCTCAGACAATCCTTATCAATGACAAGCCCTATCCTGTAAATCAGGTAGTCATGACGCCCTTTGGGCAGTTGCGAATGGCAACCCGAGAAGCTGTCGACCCTCAGATTGAGCCGTTGACTATTCAAGTATCGCCTGTTTTCAAGGTGGTCAGCCAGTATCTAAAAAGCCTGAAAGTTGAGCCTACCAGCAAAACATCAACGGTGCTCCTGGTATCGATCGAGGAAACCGTTCCTCCTAAAGGCATTGCCTTGCTCACCCAATTAATCGAAGAATATAATCGGGCGGCAATTGAGGAGAAAAATCGAATGGCGATGAATACCCTTAAATTCATCGAATCTCGACTGGCCTTGATAGGGGATGAACTGGCTACAATCGAAAGGGATGTTGAGTCCTACAAATCAACAGAAGGAATTACGGATCTGAGCTCTCAGGCTGGCACATTGCTGCAAACCGTCAAAGAAAACGATTCGCAGTTGAACCAGGTTGGCATTCAGTTGCGGGCGTTGAAAAATATGGAGAATTACATTGAGCACAAGGCTGGCGATTTTGGAGCGGCACCCAATACGCTTGGCCTGAATGATCCCGTATTGCTTCAGATGGTTACGAAGCTCAATGACTTGGAGTTGCAACGCGAAAACCTGGCTTCAACCACGAGTCCGTCGAATCCACTGGTTCAGTCTTTTGATAGCCGGATTAACGGCGTCAAAAGGAGCATCCGGGAGAACATTCAAACCCTGCGACAAACCCTTACGGGCACGCAGCGCGAGTTGATGGCGGTTAATAAGCACAATGAGGGATTAATTCGGCGGGTTCCCAAGAAAGACCGTGTTCTCTTAAACATCACCCGCCAGCAAAGAATCAAAAATGACCTATACACCTACCTGCTGCAGAAACGGGAGGAAGCCGCTTTGTCGTATGCTTCAACTATATCCGATAGCCGGGTAGTTGATAAGGCATTCTACAACGATGTCCCGATTAAGCCCCGCAAAAGTTACATCGTACTGCTGGGTGGATTATTCGGACTTTTGGTCCCTATTGGACTTATTTTTACCCGGGATTTGATCAAAGGTCGGATCGTACGGCGCTCCGATGTTGAGCGGGCTACGCAGGTTCCCATTGTCGGTGAGCTGATTCAAAATGCCAGTAATCAACCGATTGGACTTTTGTCGCAAAGCCGAACCCTGATCGACGAACAGTTTCGAATGTTGCGTACCCGTGTGCAATTTCTGGGGAATGAGACTGGCAGCAATCAAGTTATTTTAATTACTTCCAGCGTAAGTAGAGAGGGGAAATCCTTTGTTTCCGCGAATCTAGGAGCCAGTTTAGCAATGGCAGAGCATCCGACGGTGGTGCTGGAGATGGACTTGCGGAATCCGCAGATTCATCCCGCCCTGGGTGTCGAAAATACAATTGGTATCACGGAATACCTGCAAGGGCGCGCCAGTCTTGATGCCATTCTTCAGGAAATTCCAGGAATGAAAAACTATTGGATGATTACGAGTGGCCAGCTTCCGACGCATCCTTCAGAGCTTCTCGGTAACCCGCGTCTGCGGATGTTGATTCAAGAGTTGCGTTCCCGGTTTTCGTTTGTGCTGATCGATTCCTCACCGGTAAGTCTGGTTACTGATGCTCATTTGATTGCTTCTCACGTTGATGCAACCTTATTCATTGTACGCTGTGATGTTACGCCCAAAAAATCACTGAAGACCTTGGAGGCTCTGTATCAGGAGCAGCGGTTTCGGCAACTTAATGTAGTTATAAACGGGGCATACGAACAAAAGCCGCACTATTATCACTACGAAAATGCCAATGTAAAGCGAAGACGGTTTGCCTGA
- a CDS encoding lipopolysaccharide biosynthesis protein codes for MTKFLFDKLKKTAWYLGVPAVNFAISTFTFPILTTYLSASDYGLIGYFGSLIQFVNIFYGLSFNTYFMSVYHRYQPAERGVLVRKLVTALLLWNVLFLPLSVGLLGSFLYLNDVDIPLFPIGVLALAIAGASFFRNFLQISYRLDGAAFRFFAFMSGQRVVLTSSILLFVAYGGLGALGHYLGALVAEGIFLVIVMSIYFRGYGLIFDKALTRDALRVTLPLLPASLLYIPCVTYDTIVLAKVGAISELGIYNVGKNIGTYVYTIGYAFYQVFEPIIYRAVGERNVKALVKTVVQLSLVIGLIIIVLNAVMPQVVSYLTNNRFNNAVPYARILLLSSGLTVLFSVGDAILNALQKTKTILWIHASAAVICLVSHTYSATHWGHIGVAWSTVLVFGYIFVLSASVGFYELKRATPTAFKLQTV; via the coding sequence ATGACTAAATTTTTATTTGATAAGCTTAAAAAGACGGCCTGGTATTTGGGAGTTCCAGCCGTGAACTTTGCTATATCGACATTTACATTTCCGATTTTAACCACCTATTTATCCGCATCTGATTACGGTTTGATTGGTTATTTTGGTTCGTTGATACAGTTCGTCAACATTTTTTATGGCCTTTCTTTTAACACCTACTTCATGTCGGTTTACCATCGCTATCAACCGGCTGAGCGGGGCGTTTTGGTGCGAAAATTGGTTACGGCTTTGTTACTCTGGAATGTGCTTTTCCTGCCACTCTCCGTAGGTCTCCTGGGTTCATTTTTGTATTTGAATGATGTAGATATTCCGTTGTTCCCCATCGGAGTGCTGGCTTTGGCCATAGCCGGAGCTTCTTTTTTTCGAAACTTCCTGCAAATCAGTTATCGACTGGACGGGGCGGCCTTTCGATTCTTTGCTTTCATGAGCGGCCAGAGAGTGGTTTTAACTTCAAGTATCCTGTTATTTGTCGCTTATGGGGGGCTGGGTGCACTGGGACATTATCTAGGCGCCCTGGTGGCGGAAGGGATCTTTTTAGTCATCGTCATGAGCATTTACTTCCGGGGCTACGGGCTTATTTTTGATAAAGCGCTGACGCGGGATGCATTGCGGGTTACTTTACCGCTACTCCCTGCATCTTTACTGTATATTCCCTGTGTCACTTATGATACAATCGTTCTGGCGAAAGTAGGAGCCATCTCAGAATTGGGAATTTATAATGTTGGCAAAAATATTGGCACCTACGTATATACTATAGGGTATGCGTTCTATCAGGTTTTTGAACCCATCATTTACCGGGCCGTTGGTGAAAGAAATGTTAAGGCGCTGGTTAAAACTGTCGTCCAGCTAAGCCTGGTGATCGGCCTGATAATCATCGTCTTGAATGCGGTGATGCCCCAGGTAGTTTCGTATCTGACCAACAACCGATTCAACAACGCCGTTCCATATGCACGGATCCTATTGCTTTCCTCGGGGTTAACGGTCTTGTTTTCCGTGGGCGATGCCATTCTGAACGCGTTGCAGAAAACGAAAACAATTCTTTGGATTCATGCTTCCGCGGCCGTCATCTGCCTTGTTTCACACACCTACTCCGCTACGCATTGGGGGCACATCGGGGTGGCGTGGTCTACGGTTTTGGTTTTCGGTTACATATTCGTTCTGAGCGCTTCGGTTGGCTTTTATGAATTAAAGCGCGCGACGCCCACGGCTTTTAAACTTCAAACCGTATGA
- a CDS encoding glycosyltransferase family 4 protein has translation MNVLWLGDYPHPLRGNPNRHPVPWMTMLANGLVSGYKLALTIMSYSSGIEEDEVFSVNGINYIYLKVPDDKWDLLTAYNLRIYRLRTYLSTIEQTFDLVHIHGSEQQYQVIGANLAIPKVLSVQGIITEYYKILPAKPDYRHISWLVAGYYERKYLKSVRHFICRTHWDQHHTLRLQPKAVIHHNWEPIRPEFFEPVSVNAVTAQTLLFVGGTNRIKGIREALVAYDSLCRIMPLRFCVAGSGDKAEIMRLVESLQLSRIQPEDVEHKGFLNGVKLREAYQEAFCLIHPSYIDNSPNSVCEAQVAGLPVVASDVGGVSSLIVHEQTGLLTTLQPHSIAEAVKTLWDNPALHQAIAVNARRVAQSRHDKRQILDKTIAIYRDILSHSS, from the coding sequence ATGAATGTTCTTTGGCTAGGTGACTATCCGCATCCTTTGAGGGGGAACCCCAACCGCCATCCGGTTCCCTGGATGACGATGTTGGCCAACGGTCTGGTGTCGGGCTACAAGCTAGCACTGACCATTATGAGCTATTCTTCCGGGATTGAAGAGGATGAAGTGTTTTCAGTAAACGGCATCAATTACATCTATTTGAAAGTCCCCGACGATAAATGGGATTTGTTAACTGCTTATAACCTGCGAATTTATCGGTTACGCACGTACCTGTCTACCATTGAGCAAACGTTTGATCTGGTTCATATTCACGGCTCGGAACAGCAATATCAAGTAATTGGAGCTAATCTGGCGATTCCCAAGGTGTTATCCGTGCAGGGAATAATAACCGAATATTACAAAATCCTTCCTGCGAAGCCCGATTACCGGCATATTTCGTGGTTGGTAGCGGGCTATTACGAGCGAAAATACCTGAAATCCGTTCGGCATTTCATTTGCCGAACTCACTGGGATCAACACCATACGCTTCGGCTTCAGCCAAAGGCCGTCATTCATCACAATTGGGAGCCCATTCGGCCTGAATTTTTTGAGCCGGTTTCCGTAAACGCTGTAACCGCCCAGACGCTTCTTTTTGTTGGAGGTACCAACCGAATCAAGGGAATACGGGAAGCTCTGGTAGCCTATGATTCCCTGTGTCGGATCATGCCGCTACGTTTTTGCGTGGCTGGGTCGGGCGACAAAGCCGAAATTATGCGACTGGTTGAGTCGTTGCAATTGAGCCGTATTCAGCCGGAAGATGTTGAACATAAGGGGTTTCTGAACGGGGTTAAGCTTCGGGAGGCTTATCAGGAGGCTTTTTGTCTGATTCACCCGTCATACATTGACAACAGCCCAAACAGTGTGTGTGAAGCCCAAGTTGCGGGTCTGCCCGTTGTTGCTTCGGACGTCGGTGGCGTAAGCTCCCTGATCGTCCATGAACAGACTGGGTTACTAACCACCTTACAGCCGCATTCCATTGCTGAAGCCGTTAAAACGCTTTGGGATAATCCAGCTTTACACCAGGCCATTGCCGTTAACGCCCGGCGTGTGGCCCAAAGTCGCCATGACAAGCGCCAGATTCTCGATAAAACGATCGCCATTTACCGCGACATTCTGAGCCATTCTAGTTAA
- a CDS encoding O-antigen ligase family protein: MQSRNAITLLSLPQLLFHIVSLLIVGHLCLSDLVNPAFGYPIGFMAILFLLLRLLFKRYYLDYVLIIFACSHFYYGNNHGGLWNYVNVAALLLYSFVEPWWERSSNLSPFQKTVLGGLFLFNTLGLFFVAESSIAGRFEGFMVSLSYGLLFLFILQLPPKIALFNRVLLVLAGLGLWSLVIALNQKAMLLESVSPLLPKGNGDSLEIHGWEEYENKSERVDGPFKDFELFAEYMSLLYALFLPILISRTGQYFKLNAGIPLLAVGGAFLCVLMTVTRSSILLLVVISFFYLLYYRSHFIRKPALLIAIGVFVSFIIIIGPYIGLDYIFERFNELDFSRLSSGSAKSVEAINRGETYQAGLERLVAKDWLIGYGYGVSEHYSMAFFGIPNSEMRDYHNLYLSLPIMLGWIGTCLFVALLVSHFYQTITACRVATQPHLEALILGMSVLWVVFFINEFKIQAIREPNYLMLIWCWLGFSIQANRLSSRTVKNKAALNALVPTYTI; the protein is encoded by the coding sequence ATGCAGTCCAGAAACGCTATAACCCTGCTCTCTTTACCTCAACTGCTTTTTCACATTGTCAGCTTGCTGATTGTGGGGCATTTGTGCTTGAGTGATTTAGTGAATCCGGCATTTGGTTATCCAATCGGTTTTATGGCGATTCTGTTTCTGTTGCTTCGTTTGCTGTTCAAACGGTATTACCTCGATTATGTCTTAATCATTTTTGCCTGTAGTCATTTCTATTACGGGAACAACCACGGAGGATTGTGGAATTACGTGAATGTTGCCGCCTTGTTGCTTTATTCGTTCGTTGAACCGTGGTGGGAAAGATCTTCGAATTTATCGCCCTTCCAGAAAACCGTACTTGGAGGATTGTTTCTGTTCAATACGCTGGGGTTATTTTTTGTGGCTGAATCTTCGATTGCGGGTCGTTTTGAAGGATTTATGGTCAGTCTGTCTTACGGTTTACTGTTTCTCTTTATCCTTCAGTTACCGCCCAAAATCGCTCTTTTCAATCGTGTTTTGCTGGTCTTGGCCGGGCTTGGATTATGGAGCCTGGTAATTGCGCTGAACCAGAAAGCAATGCTGTTGGAATCGGTCTCTCCTTTGTTACCCAAAGGGAACGGGGACAGTCTGGAGATTCATGGCTGGGAGGAGTATGAGAACAAGTCTGAAAGAGTCGATGGTCCATTCAAAGATTTCGAACTCTTTGCCGAATACATGTCACTCTTGTATGCACTATTCTTGCCCATTCTCATCAGCCGGACTGGCCAGTATTTCAAGTTAAATGCGGGCATTCCGCTTCTGGCGGTAGGTGGTGCGTTCCTCTGTGTTTTAATGACGGTAACAAGGTCCTCGATTTTACTTCTGGTTGTGATTTCGTTTTTCTATCTGCTTTATTACCGCAGCCACTTTATTCGGAAACCCGCCCTGTTAATAGCAATAGGGGTCTTTGTAAGCTTCATTATTATTATTGGCCCCTACATTGGGCTAGATTACATATTTGAGCGCTTTAACGAGTTAGACTTCAGTCGTTTGAGCTCTGGTTCAGCAAAAAGTGTTGAGGCTATCAACCGGGGGGAAACGTATCAGGCTGGCCTGGAAAGACTGGTGGCGAAAGATTGGCTAATTGGGTACGGTTATGGCGTATCGGAGCACTATTCAATGGCCTTTTTCGGCATTCCCAACAGTGAAATGCGGGACTACCACAACTTGTACCTGAGCCTGCCTATTATGCTGGGGTGGATTGGAACTTGTCTGTTTGTCGCCCTGCTTGTGAGTCACTTCTATCAGACCATAACTGCCTGTCGGGTGGCCACTCAGCCGCATTTAGAAGCCCTTATACTGGGTATGAGTGTTTTATGGGTTGTATTCTTCATTAATGAATTTAAGATCCAGGCAATTCGCGAGCCTAATTATCTAATGCTTATCTGGTGTTGGCTGGGGTTCAGTATTCAGGCGAATCGACTATCGAGTCGAACAGTAAAAAATAAAGCAGCATTAAACGCACTTGTGCCGACTTATACAATTTAA